GGTGACAACAGAATCAATGTGAGTATGGAAACGAACATGTCGAAACCGCGTTTGTACAACTCCTTCCTCTCGGACATTCCGAACTGGAACACGCCAAGAACGGGAACGGTACCATAATGCTCAATTGCGCGCCGCAAGGGAACAATGTCATACAGGGGCGAGGAAATCTTCACAAAAACCTTCAGGGGCAGCGTCTTTTCCATTAGATCTATCAACTGTCCATGATCGATCTGCTCAAGGCATATCAGAATCTCCTCCGCTTCAAGTCGCTTTACACATTCCGCTAAATCGCCTGTACGGCCAACAACCCTTGCCGCATTGAAAACGGGAGTCCCTACTTCAACGTGATCATCGAGGAATCCAACAACACGAAGTCCGACATAGTCGTGCAGAAAGAGGTTTACAGCAACATTTCGTCCGTTTTCGCCTGCGCCAACTATCAAGACCTTCCGCTGAAGGATTTTGTTGCGTGAAAGAAACAAGTACGCCTGCCGGAAAGCGATAATACGGACGACAATGAACAGTGCGAGTGCTGTACACGCGAAGTACAAAATGAGCAATCGGCTGTCAGCAATGAACTCTGCTTTGGTGAAGAAGGAGATCACAGCAATGCTCCCCACCAACACAGCGAGGCCCTTTACGATCTGCGAGAGATGGCCTGCCATTGTTACAAACACATGAATCTGGTACAAACCGAGATAGTGAAAGATGAACACACACAGCGTGGCTATCGCCACGATGTAGGCTGCCTCGACCGCATAGAGGGCGTTCAGAATGTGCAGATGGTTATGGTCAATCAGCCAGCGTTGTTCCAAAACCAGTGCTATAATATATGCCGCGGCAATGGTTGATGTGTCAACAGTCGCGAGAATGTATTTGTACAAGGGATATTTCTTTGCGCTTGGCATAGGCTGTTCGCCTCCTTGTTATAGTGTCCGGTGCAGGAAAGTATGTTCGTCCGAAGAGCCGAAAGAATCGGACGGAGTTGACAGGTGGATGAATCGTCTGGGGGAATTCTGAGGGGGTTTGATCAGGAGACTGTGCCGGCCTGCACTTACGCACACTGTAACAAACTCAGGCTGTTGCATAATACTCCTTTTTCCTTGCCATTCCTGTGAGAACCCACACAGAGTTGTCCGTGCGTCTGCACGCACGGCAGTTCATCTCACAAACTATACTGAGAGGGGTTACGAGCGCGCGCGATGCTTCCCCGTAACCCCTGTGCAAACATCCTTTCCAACGTTTGTTAGTCAAAAAAATCTCCTATTGACGAGGCAACGTATGCAACTTGTTCATCGGTCAATTCTGCAAACATCGGCAGTGAAATCCCCCTTTCTGCCACTTGTTCCGTTACGGGAAAATCGCCGCGCGTGTAACCAAGGTTTTTGTAGGCATCCTGCAAATGGAGCGGAAGAGGATAGTGCAGACCGGTAAGAACCTCGCGTGAGGTGAGATGTGCCTGGAGCGCTTCCCTGTGCCGGGTCTGAACGACAAACAAATGATAGACGTGCTTTGCGCGGCTGCTTTCTTCCGGCAAAACCAAATCGCCCAACCCTTTGAGCAAGCGCGTGTAGTGCGCAGCATGTTTTCGGCGCGCCTCAGTCCACTCATTCAAGCGGGGCAGCTTCACTCCCAGCACCGCCCCTTGAATTCCGTCGAGCCGGTAATTGTGTCCCCACACCGCATGATGATATTTCTTCTCCGAACCATGGTCGCGCAGCATTCTGATTTTCTTTGCAAGCGCATCGTCGTTTGTGGTGACGCCGCCACCCTCGCCGTACGCACCAAGGTTTTTTCCGGGGTAGAATGAAAATGCGGCGGCGACACCGAACTGCCCGACGAACTTCCCGTCATATTGTGCGAGATGCGCCTGACATGCGTCTTCGACAACCGGTATTCCGTGCCGTTTGGCAATCTCCATAATGTCGGTCATAGCGGCAGGCTGGCCGTACAGATGGACGGGAATAATCGCCTTCGTCTTCGGTGTGATTGCCTTTTCAAGCAAAGCGGGATTCATGGTGTATGTTTTCGGATCGATGTCAATGAAGACCGGCTTCGCCCCGGTAAGCGAGATTGCCTCCGCCGTGGCAATGAAGGTATGAGAAACGGTGATCACTTCATCACCCGGCCCGACGTTCAGCGCCCAAAGTACAACGTGGAGAGCGTCCGTTCCGGTCCCGACTCCGATGCAGTGCTTCATGCCGTGTGCTGCCGCGAATTGCTTTTCGAAGTCCTCCACAGCCTTGCCGAGAATGAACTGCGAGGTTTCCATGATTCTTTCAACAGCGGGAAGCATTTCGTGTTTCAAAGACTGGTATTGTGCGTGTAAATCGACAAATGGTACTTTCATAGAATGCTCTGATTGATAGTGATATTTGATGTGTTGATCCTTCACGGATTGGTTGTGTACTCTACTCCCGTTTTGCCCAATGACGCCCATACAATGATGCCCCGATCGCATGCAGGGCCATCGATGACCGGCTGATTCGGATTCGTAAGAATGACGTTTGAGTGCGAACGATTCCGCCACCATTGTGCAACATCTTTCGGCAATGCAAACCACAAGTTCTCTTTTGATGTGATGAACCGGAGAAACTCCTCGTAGTACCGGAGATTTTCGTCCGAAAGCATATAATCGGGGTGGATGATGATGTTCACCAGTCCGCGATTGCTGATAATCCACTCAGCCTTGTCTTTCCATAAGGTGATGTCGGATTCCCGGAGAATTTCAATAAGCGTATGATCCTGAACAAGCGTGATAGGCAGTTCGACGATACTGTCAAGAAAGAACGGGAAAATGGAACAGCATCCCCCCGATTGCGGCTCGAACGGATCGGTATCGGGAAACGACGAGTCGTACTCGGCAGCAATTTCCGGTATCCAATCCGGATTGCGATGCGTGGCCGGCGAACGGAAACCGGCAGCGCTCCACTCTTTCAGGTACGCATTGATCTTCGGTAGACGTTCCTCAAAAATTGCGCGAGAGGAAAACTTCTTTCCGTCATGATATATTCCGTGCAAGCCAATCTCACATCCTTCCCCCCTCAGATCATTGAATATTCTCTTGTCAAACGGATAGCGTTCAGCAACGAAGTTCCATGACGAGACAACCCCGTATTGTCGCTCAAGTTCTCGTACACGCGGGATGTTGCGCACGCCGACATCCCACTCAACATCATGCGTGAGAATCACGGCTGCACGATACGTTCCCGGCCAGAAATTGATGATCGGAATCTTTTGTGCAGGGCTTCTTTCGATGTCGGCTCTCATTTCCTGCTCGGCTCTCTCAACAAGAATCGGTTCTATAGGCCAACGCGGAAATGCAACCTGCGCTTGCTTTTTTGCATACAGACGCCTTAACGCAAGTTGCAGCCGTCGCGGTATGAACGACCGTAGCGCATAGTAGAGCTTGAGCATTCCGCCTTTGTTGCGGGTCTGTTTGTAGCGCTCCTTCAAATAATACTCGGCGGCAAATCCGTTTCCCCCATGAGAGAAGTTTCGGGGACCGGGCTCGCTGTGAATCGGTTTGGTCATCATTCACGCAAAGTGCTTGTACAATAGTTCACCTGTTACCCTGCACACGAATGCAGGCGAGTTACGGATAACAGCTCCTGCAATTGCATCAATTCTCGATGGTCCGTTTCGCGGAGGCTTGTCGGCAAGAATTGTGTAGGCAAGATTTGTTTCTTCAGAAGACCAACCCGACTTGAATCTTCGCAATCCTTCGTTATTTTTGTCCGATCGTCCGAAATCGAATTTGGTGCAGCCTTCCGCACGGGCTCTCTTGATTGCGTTCCACATGAACGCGTAGTTGGGCTGGAGTGCCTTATGGCTCAAGTCGGATGCCCCGTATTTGTAGAACATGGTCCTGTTGAACATGAAGAATACCCCGCCGCCGATGGGCGTTGTTTCGTCAAATGCAATCAAAGCAAAACCTAATCCCCCGCCAATGATGTGGTCCCAGACGCCTTTGAAAAAGGCCTTAGGTTGGGCAGGTACGCCAAGGCGCTTGCGCGTCAGAACAAGGAGCCGATAGAACAATTCAAACTCCCCGAAGGTTGTACATTCCTTTACTGTTACTCCTGCCTTCTCGGCTTTGCGGATTGATCGTTGCGCCTGCTGGTTGAATGACTTGAACAGCATATCGTCATCCCTGTCCGCCAGTTCGAGTGAATGAACCACAAAGCCATCTTGCTGAAACACCGAGTCCGTATGCCCTGCTCCCCAACGGATTTCGATCTTGGGAATCTCTTTGCCTTGTTGTCGTTTCAAATATCCCAGCAATGTATCGATAGCTTCCGGATTTCCTCGCGGAAGCAGGGGCTGACAATGATCAGAAAACGGGAGAGAAACCCAACGCCTCCCCGTTATGACGCTGCGGACATCGGCAAACGGTATTCCCGCGGCAAGGGTTTGCCCGTCTTTCAAGCAGACTGCAAAAACCCGGTAACCGTAGTTGTCGCGCAGCATATTCATCCACGCGGGATGATGGAAGATTCCGGCATCAGGATGCGTGTTGATGAATGTCAGCCACTCATCTGATGTACAGGGATCGAGTATGGAGATATTGCCGCTCATTGTCCGATCAATTCACGAACGATGTTCAAATATCGCCGAGCCATGATGTCCCAGTTGTATACCGCGTTGAAGGCCCGTAATCCGTCAATGCGTGATGCAATGAGATTTCTGTTTTGGTAGATGGATCGGATGACGTGTGCAAGCGCATCCGCATCATCCGGCTCGTAGAAGAAAGCCGATGACTCGTCAAAATAGCGCTCCAAAATCTTGAGACGCGGGACGATCGTCGGGATTTCCATCGCGGCGTACTCAAGCATTTTTACAGGCAGCATATAATTCTTCTTGTCTTCGGTATCACGACGATTTCCAATGATCCCGACGTGAACTCGTTGAAGTATCGCCGGCAGCATCTCGACATCGACAAAGGGTTGCCATTCAATCATGCCGGAAACGCCCTTCCCGGCCGCCCGTTCTTGCATTTCCTGCAAATCGTCTCCCTCCCCAACGCAGAGAAACCGCACATTGGGGCAGTCGTCTTTTACTTTGCCAAGGGCATCAACAATCAGAAAAATGCCGAGCCGTTTCGCGATTGTTCCGTGATACCCGAGCCAGAGATGCGCCCCATTCGGGGATTGCAGACGCGGCGTGAAGAGCTTCCCGTTCCCGACATTGTAGATAAGGTCTATTTTCTCTTCGGGGATGCCGTGACCCGAAAGCACTTCCTTGTGCATTCTGTTTGTGGTAATCACCTTGTCGGAACAGGCGGCGGAAAGCAGTTCTTCACCGACAAGGATTTTCACGGGCAGACTATCAAGCGAATAATCAAACTTTGTTGCGTAGGCTTCCGGCATCGTGTCGTGAACGTCGAGGATGACTTTAGTGCCGGCAATCCTCAACGGCAGCGCCGCCAACGAGAGAATATCGGGCATGTTGTGAACATGAATAACGTCATACCGGCCGTGCAGCGAATGTGCCAACAACTTCCATCCTGCCAAGCAGAGAAAGAGCATTTGCCGTGCAAGATACCGGAGGGGACTTGAACCTTGATACTTGGTTGCAAGATTGTACACCGTCAGCCTGCCCGTTCCTTCCGTTCCGGCTTTTCTGCCGAGAGCGAATACATCAACCGTTGCTCCGTCGTCAAGCAGCGCATCGACGTAGTTCTTGATGCGCGCATCGGTGAAGTAATGAGCATATGCCACCATGGCTATGCGAAGCGGACGTTTCATACGAACACCTTCCGCCACGCTTCAACAGAAAGCAGCAGAAAGAGAATCCTGTGATGATCGTACTTCCCGCTGTTGTGTTCTTGCTGCAGTTGTCCCACATACTCCGGATTGAGCATTGTCCGCGTCACGGAGTCGGGACTTGAGGTCAGGTCCGTCAGCAACGTGTCAAGGTGTTGTCCCATCCATACTCCCATTGCTTCGTTAAACCCGACTTTTCGGCGGTGGACAATATGTTGCGGCAACCACCGTTCACACGCTTTCTTGTGAACGACCTTGTTCTTAAAATCACGAACTTTGAAATCGCCGGGGATTCGTTCGGCCACTCTCATCACTTCGAGATCCAGGAAGGGAACGCGCATTTCCACACCGGCAGCCATCGCCATCTTGTCGCCGCACAAGAGGAGATTATCGCTCAATGATGTACGGGCATCGATATACGCCATTTTCTCCAACGGCGATCCCAACGGTGCACGAGCAAGTTGTGAGCGGACGTAATCCGATAAAACGTACGGATTGCTTTGCACAACAAAATCGGGGTTGAAAAGTCGGGTCCGCATATCCCGTGTTGTGATGCTGTATGTACTCAGGAATTGATGAATCTCATCTGCCTGTGAGAGCCGATCTATCAACCGTCCCGGAGATTCATGCCGGAAGAATGGCCTGATCAGGCCACCAATCGCCCCTACGAATCCTGATGGAAGCCAACGCAAATAGGGTAGATA
The sequence above is a segment of the Bacteroidota bacterium genome. Coding sequences within it:
- a CDS encoding peptidoglycan bridge formation glycyltransferase FemA/FemB family protein; this translates as MSGNISILDPCTSDEWLTFINTHPDAGIFHHPAWMNMLRDNYGYRVFAVCLKDGQTLAAGIPFADVRSVITGRRWVSLPFSDHCQPLLPRGNPEAIDTLLGYLKRQQGKEIPKIEIRWGAGHTDSVFQQDGFVVHSLELADRDDDMLFKSFNQQAQRSIRKAEKAGVTVKECTTFGEFELFYRLLVLTRKRLGVPAQPKAFFKGVWDHIIGGGLGFALIAFDETTPIGGGVFFMFNRTMFYKYGASDLSHKALQPNYAFMWNAIKRARAEGCTKFDFGRSDKNNEGLRRFKSGWSSEETNLAYTILADKPPRNGPSRIDAIAGAVIRNSPAFVCRVTGELLYKHFA
- a CDS encoding glycosyltransferase family 4 protein, which codes for MKRPLRIAMVAYAHYFTDARIKNYVDALLDDGATVDVFALGRKAGTEGTGRLTVYNLATKYQGSSPLRYLARQMLFLCLAGWKLLAHSLHGRYDVIHVHNMPDILSLAALPLRIAGTKVILDVHDTMPEAYATKFDYSLDSLPVKILVGEELLSAACSDKVITTNRMHKEVLSGHGIPEEKIDLIYNVGNGKLFTPRLQSPNGAHLWLGYHGTIAKRLGIFLIVDALGKVKDDCPNVRFLCVGEGDDLQEMQERAAGKGVSGMIEWQPFVDVEMLPAILQRVHVGIIGNRRDTEDKKNYMLPVKMLEYAAMEIPTIVPRLKILERYFDESSAFFYEPDDADALAHVIRSIYQNRNLIASRIDGLRAFNAVYNWDIMARRYLNIVRELIGQ
- a CDS encoding DegT/DnrJ/EryC1/StrS family aminotransferase, which codes for MKVPFVDLHAQYQSLKHEMLPAVERIMETSQFILGKAVEDFEKQFAAAHGMKHCIGVGTGTDALHVVLWALNVGPGDEVITVSHTFIATAEAISLTGAKPVFIDIDPKTYTMNPALLEKAITPKTKAIIPVHLYGQPAAMTDIMEIAKRHGIPVVEDACQAHLAQYDGKFVGQFGVAAAFSFYPGKNLGAYGEGGGVTTNDDALAKKIRMLRDHGSEKKYHHAVWGHNYRLDGIQGAVLGVKLPRLNEWTEARRKHAAHYTRLLKGLGDLVLPEESSRAKHVYHLFVVQTRHREALQAHLTSREVLTGLHYPLPLHLQDAYKNLGYTRGDFPVTEQVAERGISLPMFAELTDEQVAYVASSIGDFFD
- a CDS encoding sugar transferase, with translation MPSAKKYPLYKYILATVDTSTIAAAYIIALVLEQRWLIDHNHLHILNALYAVEAAYIVAIATLCVFIFHYLGLYQIHVFVTMAGHLSQIVKGLAVLVGSIAVISFFTKAEFIADSRLLILYFACTALALFIVVRIIAFRQAYLFLSRNKILQRKVLIVGAGENGRNVAVNLFLHDYVGLRVVGFLDDHVEVGTPVFNAARVVGRTGDLAECVKRLEAEEILICLEQIDHGQLIDLMEKTLPLKVFVKISSPLYDIVPLRRAIEHYGTVPVLGVFQFGMSERKELYKRGFDMFVSILTLILLSPMFAAVALLIKLNSKGPVFYRQVRVGKNGKLFNLYKFRSMTANSGDDEERKKQMAAFIRTKRNGQPSHQSSAKIVNEERVTVVGKWLRKLSIDEFPQLINVLQGEMSIVGPRPCLPYELEQFEEWHKRRLSVLPGLTGMWQVVGRSVVSFDDMVVLDLHYIQNASLVLDLRVMLKTIPVMLFGTGAK